In a single window of the Flavobacterium sp. W4I14 genome:
- a CDS encoding putative dehydrogenase (product_source=COG0673; cath_funfam=3.40.50.720; cog=COG0673; pfam=PF01408,PF02894; superfamily=51735) codes for MSTKNKNLKVLVVGCGNMGASHATAYHTLPGFEICGLVSTGKSKEKLNEKLGGQYDLYTDFYEALEITKPDAVCISTYPDTHEAYAIKSFENGCHVFIEKPLADSVEGAIKVAKAAKKANKKLLVGYILRYHPSWEKFTALAQEMGEPLVMRMNLNQQSHGPKWTVHRNLMKSLSPIVDCAVHYIDIMCQMTRSKPVQVSAIGARLTDDIPEWNYNYGQLQIRFEDGSIGWYEAGWGPMVSDNAFFIKDVFGPKGSVSIMAKKAGAAGNSDNIDAHTKTESIKIHHADLNANDEFSKADEWVDLTDEPDHQELCNREQHYFLKAISEDIDLTNATNDAVNSLRIAFACDESVKTGEMIRLD; via the coding sequence ATGTCGACAAAAAATAAGAATTTAAAGGTATTAGTAGTAGGCTGTGGCAATATGGGTGCTTCCCATGCCACAGCTTATCACACCTTGCCCGGTTTTGAAATCTGCGGATTGGTTTCTACCGGTAAAAGCAAAGAAAAACTTAACGAAAAATTAGGTGGACAATATGATCTGTATACTGATTTTTACGAGGCACTTGAAATAACCAAACCAGATGCCGTTTGCATTTCTACTTATCCCGATACACACGAAGCTTATGCCATAAAATCTTTCGAAAATGGTTGCCACGTGTTTATCGAAAAACCATTGGCCGATAGCGTAGAAGGCGCAATAAAGGTGGCAAAAGCTGCTAAAAAAGCGAATAAAAAGTTATTGGTTGGGTATATCCTCCGCTATCATCCTTCATGGGAGAAATTTACAGCGCTGGCCCAGGAAATGGGAGAACCTTTGGTGATGCGCATGAACCTGAACCAACAGAGCCACGGGCCTAAATGGACGGTGCACCGTAACCTGATGAAAAGTTTAAGCCCCATTGTCGATTGCGCTGTGCATTATATCGATATTATGTGCCAAATGACCCGATCGAAGCCTGTACAGGTGAGTGCCATTGGTGCCAGGCTTACTGACGATATCCCGGAGTGGAATTACAATTACGGGCAGCTACAGATCCGTTTCGAAGACGGTTCCATTGGTTGGTATGAAGCTGGCTGGGGCCCGATGGTGAGCGATAATGCTTTTTTTATTAAAGATGTTTTTGGTCCGAAGGGATCAGTATCTATTATGGCCAAAAAAGCAGGTGCAGCCGGTAACTCTGATAATATTGATGCGCATACCAAAACCGAATCGATTAAAATACATCATGCCGATTTAAATGCAAATGATGAGTTCAGCAAAGCCGATGAATGGGTAGACCTTACCGATGAGCCCGATCATCAGGAACTGTGCAACCGCGAGCAACATTATTTCTTAAAAGCCATTAGCGAAGATATAGATTTAACAAATGCGACTAATGATGCTGTAAACAGCTTAAGAATTGCTTTTGCCTGCGATGAATCGGTAAAAACCGGTGAAATGATCCGGTTGGATTAA
- a CDS encoding dihydrofolate reductase (product_source=COG0262; cath_funfam=3.40.430.10; cog=COG0262; pfam=PF01872; superfamily=53597), producing MRKLVLKMSMSLDGFVGGPNGEIEWLLRSSDDVTTAWILALLWDADTHIMGSKTFYDMASYWPYAKESFALPMNKIPKVVFSKKRIDLKFKEENTTQALKDSIRLQDHSHPKSNPVLLHSLDSWQNAIVANGDLVDEITQLKQQPGKPILAHGGASFNQSLIATGLVDEYKLLIHPVVLGKGLPLFSALAQSQDLILSSTTILSSGCIGVVYRPTI from the coding sequence ATGAGAAAACTTGTTTTAAAAATGTCAATGTCTCTCGATGGCTTTGTTGGGGGACCCAACGGTGAAATCGAATGGCTATTGAGGAGCAGCGATGATGTTACCACTGCGTGGATTTTGGCATTATTATGGGACGCTGATACCCACATTATGGGTAGCAAAACTTTTTACGATATGGCTTCTTATTGGCCATATGCTAAAGAGTCTTTTGCTTTGCCAATGAATAAAATACCCAAGGTTGTTTTTTCAAAAAAAAGAATCGATCTGAAGTTTAAAGAAGAGAACACTACACAAGCCTTGAAAGATTCCATTCGTCTTCAAGATCATAGTCATCCAAAAAGTAATCCTGTTTTACTTCACTCTTTGGATTCATGGCAAAATGCAATTGTTGCCAATGGTGACCTTGTTGACGAAATTACGCAGTTGAAACAACAGCCTGGAAAGCCAATCTTAGCCCATGGAGGAGCAAGTTTTAACCAAAGTCTTATTGCGACTGGATTGGTGGATGAATATAAGTTGTTGATCCATCCAGTAGTTTTAGGTAAAGGCTTGCCATTATTTTCTGCTCTCGCGCAATCTCAGGATTTGATTTTATCGAGTACTACAATACTTAGTTCGGGCTGTATTGGCGTTGTTTATCGGCCAACAATATAA
- a CDS encoding hypothetical protein (product_source=Hypo-rule applied; cath_funfam=3.30.710.10; cleavage_site_network=SignalP-noTM; pfam=PF07632), with protein MKTRLILLVLSSILAAHITASGQTIAKHRLIAITDIGNEPDDFMSMVRLMLYSNQIDIEGLIASTSIHQSKKVSPELIEKVIRNYETVQSNLLKHEPGFPTAQKLLSLVKKGLPVYGMEGVGKGKDSEGSDWVIRMLEKDDSRPLWVTVWGGPNILAQALWKMRATKSEGEAKRLISKLRVYTISDQDNSGPWIRKNFPYLFYIASPGNYYTATWSAILSVFPGANNEVVSNDWLTRNIQQGHGPLGAIYPDVSFGMEGDTPSWLSLIPNGLNNPEHPNWGGWGGRYEFYKPPFDPKVKWIVPLEEETRPFWTNAEDEYTPWVPGKWGSAIVKDTVTYKNNHVTIWRWRAEIQNDFAARMAWCNTDYKAANHPPVVKLNMPEQLRVKSGETFSLDGSESYDPDGDALSFQWFQYRESGTLPNTIAVTPAENMSVIPELKAPEVSSLQTTHFILKVTDKGTPRLSRYKRVILTILPK; from the coding sequence ATGAAAACAAGACTAATACTACTTGTATTAAGTAGTATACTGGCAGCACACATTACGGCTTCTGGGCAAACAATTGCCAAACATCGTCTCATTGCCATTACAGATATCGGAAATGAGCCTGATGATTTTATGTCGATGGTCCGGTTAATGCTATACTCAAATCAAATCGACATTGAAGGGCTCATCGCTTCAACATCCATTCATCAATCAAAAAAGGTTAGCCCAGAACTCATTGAAAAAGTCATTCGTAATTATGAGACGGTGCAATCAAATCTACTAAAACATGAACCCGGATTTCCGACAGCACAAAAATTATTAAGTCTGGTAAAAAAAGGCCTTCCGGTTTATGGGATGGAGGGCGTAGGAAAAGGCAAAGATTCGGAAGGTTCAGACTGGGTTATCAGGATGCTTGAAAAGGATGACAGCCGCCCTTTATGGGTGACTGTTTGGGGAGGCCCGAATATACTGGCACAAGCACTCTGGAAAATGAGGGCGACTAAAAGCGAAGGGGAAGCAAAAAGGTTAATAAGCAAGCTCAGGGTATACACGATTTCGGATCAGGATAATTCTGGGCCATGGATACGCAAGAATTTCCCCTACCTATTCTACATCGCAAGCCCGGGAAATTATTATACAGCTACATGGTCAGCCATCTTAAGCGTATTTCCTGGTGCCAACAACGAAGTCGTGAGCAATGATTGGCTTACGCGAAATATCCAGCAGGGGCATGGGCCGCTAGGGGCAATCTATCCTGATGTGTCTTTTGGCATGGAAGGTGATACGCCGTCCTGGCTCTCGCTGATTCCCAATGGACTGAACAACCCGGAGCATCCTAATTGGGGAGGTTGGGGCGGACGTTACGAATTTTACAAACCACCCTTTGACCCCAAGGTAAAATGGATTGTTCCGCTGGAAGAAGAGACCAGACCGTTTTGGACAAATGCCGAAGACGAGTATACACCTTGGGTGCCGGGCAAATGGGGGAGTGCCATTGTAAAAGACACAGTTACATACAAAAACAACCATGTAACGATTTGGAGATGGAGAGCAGAAATCCAGAATGATTTTGCGGCAAGAATGGCCTGGTGCAATACGGATTATAAAGCCGCCAATCACCCACCGGTTGTAAAACTCAACATGCCTGAACAGCTCAGGGTAAAATCCGGCGAGACATTTAGTCTTGATGGTAGTGAATCCTATGACCCTGATGGAGATGCGCTGAGTTTTCAGTGGTTTCAATACAGGGAATCAGGAACCTTGCCTAATACAATAGCCGTCACTCCGGCAGAAAACATGTCTGTTATTCCAGAATTAAAAGCGCCAGAGGTAAGTAGTCTCCAAACTACTCACTTCATTTTGAAGGTTACCGATAAAGGAACACCCCGGCTAAGCCGATATAAAAGAGTAATTCTAACCATTCTTCCAAAGTAA
- a CDS encoding NADPH2:quinone reductase (product_source=KO:K00344; cath_funfam=3.40.50.720,3.90.180.10; cog=COG0604; ko=KO:K00344; pfam=PF08240,PF13602; superfamily=51735), whose translation MKAAVLYQPGGPENFVIEERAIPTPNAGQVSVRVRAFGLNRSELMTRKGFSPDVKFPRVLGIELVGEVEIDPSGAFQRGQKVAAYMGGMGREYDGSYSEYTVVPKSILCSFESHLPWEQLGALPEMFQTVYGSLHLSLKIKKGQTLLIRGGTSSIGMLAIQLARSSGVTVIATTRSVRKRQYLLQNGADEVLIDDGKLSDMVKQVSPNGVDKILELIGTSTLKDSLQCAAPGGTVCMTGMLSEQWSIADFAPMDYIPATIHLTVYDSGQIRVGNEHFHEFIRDIEAGNIRVAIGHTFTLDEIASAHRFMESNKAGGKIVVIT comes from the coding sequence ATGAAAGCGGCAGTACTGTACCAACCCGGCGGACCAGAAAATTTCGTCATAGAAGAAAGGGCGATACCTACACCTAATGCTGGGCAGGTATCAGTAAGGGTCAGGGCATTTGGACTAAACAGATCGGAATTGATGACCCGTAAAGGTTTTTCGCCGGATGTTAAGTTTCCCAGGGTGCTTGGAATTGAATTGGTTGGCGAGGTTGAGATCGATCCCTCGGGTGCATTTCAACGCGGACAAAAAGTTGCTGCATATATGGGCGGTATGGGCAGGGAGTATGATGGCAGCTATAGTGAATATACAGTAGTTCCAAAATCAATTCTTTGCTCTTTTGAAAGCCACCTCCCTTGGGAGCAGCTCGGAGCGCTGCCTGAAATGTTTCAGACGGTTTATGGGTCGCTGCATCTTTCATTGAAAATTAAGAAAGGACAGACTTTGCTGATCAGAGGTGGAACATCTTCCATCGGAATGCTAGCCATCCAACTAGCCAGAAGCAGTGGAGTAACCGTTATCGCTACAACAAGGAGCGTGAGAAAAAGACAGTATTTATTACAGAATGGCGCTGATGAAGTCCTTATTGACGACGGAAAGTTGTCGGACATGGTAAAACAGGTTTCGCCAAACGGGGTCGATAAGATATTGGAACTTATAGGCACGTCAACATTGAAAGATTCACTGCAATGCGCTGCACCAGGTGGTACTGTTTGTATGACCGGCATGCTTTCAGAACAATGGTCGATTGCTGATTTTGCTCCAATGGATTATATCCCGGCAACGATCCATCTGACAGTTTATGATAGTGGACAGATCAGAGTAGGCAATGAACACTTCCATGAATTTATCAGAGATATTGAAGCTGGTAACATCAGGGTAGCTATTGGCCACACATTTACGCTTGATGAAATTGCCTCGGCTCATAGGTTTATGGAAAGCAACAAGGCCGGTGGAAAGATCGTTGTCATTACCTGA
- a CDS encoding HEAT repeat protein (product_source=COG1413; cath_funfam=1.25.10.10; cleavage_site_network=SignalP-noTM; cog=COG1413; pfam=PF06439,PF13646; smart=SM00567; superfamily=48371,49899; transmembrane_helix_parts=Inside_1_4,TMhelix_5_27,Outside_28_1157), producing MNKKILLVLLAIVMLSNALFTVTALAQDKKDERTTTTRIADLLAQLPARNAAQLERNMKEVADLGEEGYAALISGLTASEKGNNALIEYAVGGFTAYATKTGLQNLRSMAINAYCKALPKLTDKQNKAFIISQFDLVGNDAAVACLTDYLTDEQLADEASRALAKIGTASATNALISGLSKANGKAKIAIVEALGHTNAKAAATAIAPLATGTDKALTKVSLYALANIGDASAKEILVKAAEQAGYKYDQTNAVAALLVYAQKNIATDKTGVETIAKTILEKATADDQVNERTAALKLLSATQTDQQALLAAMADKQFEFRAAAVKFAADGVNDTNSAAWVSQLKKVDAPTQVSILDMLGNSKAKSALPAVLKLIKSDDEQVKLAAINTAVKLGQDAVIDDLLKLMGKGDTADIAGISNGILRIKGESVATKVGAYLQKAKPEVQVALINILAARAATSQTEVIYTALNSKKPEVRKAAYLSLQHVAVAENKAQLFDLLNKTNDAGELTAVQDAIIASVKGSTDKVAQTNAILQQMSNTPADKKLLFYKVLGSLGGQQSLKSVSEAYATGDDATKKAAIEALSSWSDAGSTDALISIARTTTNPDFLNQAIVGYLTLVRNTKYPAEQRLLLLRNAMAVAKTPAQQQQILKDTEQAKCFNAIVFAGQYLDNATLQQAAANAVMNITMAGTYNGDIVKGLLNKTIAVITGGDAGYQKEGMRKYISEMKAGEGFVQVFNGKDLSGWKGLVADPIKRSKMDEKTLAEAQTKADAEAKESWKVIDGELQFQSHGNNLATVKKYGDFEMLVDWKIIDDKKGEGDAGIYLRGTPQVQIWDLARTKVGAQVGSGGLYNNQTNESKPLKVADNKLDEWNTFRILMKGDRVTVYLNGQLVTDNVILENYWDRSLPIFAEEQIELQAHGSPVAYRDIYIKEIPRPKPFELSAQEKKEGYKVLFDGTNMHSWTGNTTDYVIEDGNIAIRPKPGKGSGGNLFTKEQFSDFVYRFEFQLTPGANNGLGIRAPLEGDAAYTGMELQILDNDAPIYKDLKAYQYHGSVYGTIAAKRGFLKPTGEWNYEEVIVKGSKIKVILNGTVILDGDIEPFKKNGTPDHKEHPGLLRESGHIGFLGHGSPVQFRNIRIKDLSKKEPAQKETNTKVTGKKK from the coding sequence ATGAACAAAAAAATATTATTGGTGCTGTTGGCCATTGTAATGCTTTCCAATGCATTATTTACGGTAACGGCCCTGGCTCAAGATAAAAAAGACGAGAGAACCACCACCACGCGTATTGCCGATTTATTGGCACAGCTACCAGCCAGAAATGCTGCCCAGCTAGAACGCAATATGAAAGAAGTGGCCGATTTAGGTGAAGAAGGTTACGCAGCCTTAATTAGTGGTTTAACCGCTTCTGAAAAGGGAAACAACGCCCTTATTGAGTATGCAGTAGGTGGTTTTACTGCTTATGCTACCAAAACTGGTCTACAGAACTTAAGGAGTATGGCCATCAACGCCTATTGCAAAGCGTTACCCAAACTAACCGATAAACAGAACAAAGCATTTATCATCAGTCAGTTCGATTTAGTAGGAAATGATGCTGCAGTAGCCTGTTTAACAGATTACCTTACTGACGAACAATTGGCTGACGAGGCATCGAGAGCACTGGCCAAAATTGGTACTGCCTCTGCTACAAATGCATTGATTAGTGGCTTGAGTAAAGCAAACGGCAAAGCAAAAATTGCCATTGTAGAAGCATTGGGCCATACCAATGCTAAAGCAGCAGCTACAGCTATTGCGCCATTAGCTACTGGAACAGATAAAGCATTAACCAAGGTAAGTTTGTATGCCTTGGCCAATATTGGCGATGCATCTGCAAAAGAAATTCTGGTAAAAGCTGCTGAACAAGCGGGTTATAAATACGACCAAACCAATGCGGTTGCCGCTTTATTGGTTTACGCCCAGAAAAACATAGCAACAGATAAAACCGGAGTAGAAACAATAGCCAAAACAATATTGGAAAAGGCAACGGCTGACGATCAGGTAAACGAACGTACTGCGGCCTTAAAATTACTTTCGGCAACACAAACCGATCAACAGGCCTTGCTAGCTGCAATGGCAGATAAACAGTTCGAATTTCGTGCGGCTGCGGTTAAATTTGCTGCTGATGGTGTAAATGATACCAACAGCGCAGCTTGGGTAAGCCAGTTAAAAAAGGTTGATGCCCCAACTCAGGTTTCTATTTTAGACATGCTGGGCAATAGTAAAGCAAAATCTGCATTGCCAGCTGTACTCAAACTAATTAAAAGCGACGATGAACAGGTAAAACTGGCGGCAATAAACACCGCTGTAAAACTTGGACAGGATGCGGTTATAGACGACCTGTTGAAGTTAATGGGCAAAGGAGATACAGCAGATATTGCAGGTATTTCTAATGGTATTTTAAGAATAAAAGGCGAAAGTGTAGCCACTAAAGTTGGCGCTTATCTTCAGAAAGCTAAACCAGAAGTACAGGTTGCCTTAATTAATATTTTAGCTGCCCGTGCAGCAACAAGCCAAACGGAAGTTATTTATACTGCATTAAACAGTAAAAAACCTGAAGTACGAAAAGCAGCATACCTTTCATTACAACATGTAGCAGTAGCTGAAAATAAAGCACAATTATTTGATCTTTTAAATAAAACCAACGATGCCGGCGAACTTACTGCTGTACAGGATGCCATTATTGCTTCGGTAAAAGGATCAACAGATAAAGTGGCGCAAACCAATGCCATTCTTCAGCAAATGAGCAATACGCCTGCTGATAAGAAATTGTTGTTTTATAAAGTGCTGGGCAGTTTAGGTGGCCAGCAATCGTTAAAATCGGTGTCAGAAGCTTATGCCACAGGTGATGATGCCACTAAAAAAGCTGCAATTGAGGCACTTTCTTCATGGTCGGATGCAGGCTCAACGGATGCATTGATCAGCATTGCGCGTACCACCACCAATCCAGACTTTTTGAACCAGGCGATTGTGGGTTACCTAACTTTGGTAAGGAATACAAAGTATCCAGCTGAGCAACGCTTACTATTGTTGCGCAATGCGATGGCAGTGGCTAAAACACCAGCACAACAACAGCAGATTCTTAAAGATACCGAACAGGCCAAATGTTTTAATGCGATTGTATTTGCGGGTCAGTATTTAGATAATGCTACTTTACAACAGGCTGCGGCAAACGCGGTGATGAATATTACCATGGCCGGAACTTACAATGGCGATATTGTAAAAGGCTTGTTAAATAAAACCATTGCCGTAATTACCGGAGGTGATGCCGGTTATCAGAAAGAAGGTATGCGGAAGTATATTTCTGAGATGAAAGCTGGCGAAGGCTTTGTTCAGGTTTTTAACGGCAAAGATTTATCCGGCTGGAAAGGGTTAGTGGCCGATCCGATCAAAAGATCAAAAATGGATGAAAAAACCTTAGCCGAAGCGCAAACCAAAGCTGATGCCGAAGCAAAGGAAAGCTGGAAAGTGATCGACGGCGAACTACAGTTTCAAAGTCATGGCAATAACCTTGCTACCGTTAAAAAATATGGCGATTTTGAAATGTTGGTAGACTGGAAAATCATCGACGATAAAAAAGGAGAAGGTGATGCGGGTATTTACCTGCGCGGTACGCCACAGGTGCAGATCTGGGATCTTGCCCGTACAAAAGTGGGTGCCCAGGTTGGTTCTGGTGGTTTGTACAACAATCAAACGAACGAAAGTAAACCGCTTAAAGTTGCCGATAACAAGTTAGATGAATGGAATACATTCAGAATCTTAATGAAAGGCGACCGTGTTACCGTTTATCTGAACGGACAATTGGTGACCGATAATGTGATTTTGGAGAATTATTGGGACAGAAGTTTGCCGATTTTTGCAGAAGAGCAGATCGAATTGCAGGCACATGGGTCGCCGGTAGCTTATCGCGATATCTATATCAAAGAAATTCCTCGTCCAAAACCTTTTGAGCTGAGTGCGCAAGAGAAAAAAGAGGGCTACAAAGTATTGTTTGATGGCACCAATATGCACAGCTGGACAGGTAATACTACTGATTATGTTATCGAAGATGGAAACATCGCTATCCGACCAAAACCAGGTAAAGGATCAGGCGGTAACTTATTCACTAAAGAACAATTCAGCGATTTTGTTTACCGTTTCGAATTTCAGCTCACTCCAGGCGCAAACAACGGTTTAGGGATCAGAGCTCCTTTAGAAGGTGATGCTGCTTATACTGGTATGGAACTGCAGATACTGGATAACGATGCACCGATTTATAAAGACCTGAAAGCGTACCAGTACCATGGTTCGGTTTATGGCACTATCGCTGCAAAAAGAGGGTTTCTAAAGCCTACAGGAGAGTGGAACTATGAAGAAGTGATTGTCAAAGGATCGAAAATTAAAGTGATCTTAAACGGTACGGTAATTTTAGATGGCGATATCGAACCATTTAAGAAAAATGGCACACCAGATCATAAAGAACATCCGGGCTTATTACGTGAAAGTGGACATATCGGTTTCTTAGGTCATGGTTCTCCCGTTCAGTTCCGCAACATCAGGATTAAAGATCTGAGCAAGAAAGAGCCAGCTCAAAAAGAAACTAATACAAAAGTTACAGGTAAAAAGAAATAA
- a CDS encoding hypothetical protein (product_source=Hypo-rule applied; cath_funfam=2.60.120.620; superfamily=51197) — protein MYVEEPFIKAANNPTLYGAFDQLVGKGKWLPCMSMGTFPVRFPSHVDSGDSGWHVDAGFPGENPNDYFNWRININSKGRALLMLFLFSDVTELDAPTKILKGSHIEVAKLLKPKGNAGLTFMELTAGLSSLPKKEEALAVGKAGTVYLCHPFLAHAAQMHRGREPKFMAQPPLLNKSEFNLTGLSHYSPVEEAIRIALNY, from the coding sequence ATGTATGTCGAGGAACCATTCATAAAAGCTGCTAATAATCCAACCCTTTATGGCGCATTCGATCAATTGGTTGGAAAAGGTAAATGGCTTCCGTGCATGAGTATGGGAACTTTCCCCGTTCGTTTCCCATCACATGTTGATTCAGGAGACTCAGGTTGGCATGTGGATGCAGGTTTTCCAGGTGAAAATCCTAATGACTACTTTAACTGGCGTATTAACATTAACTCGAAAGGGCGAGCTTTACTTATGCTCTTTTTATTCTCCGATGTGACTGAGCTTGATGCACCGACAAAAATTCTAAAGGGCTCTCATATAGAAGTCGCCAAATTATTGAAACCAAAAGGCAATGCCGGACTTACTTTTATGGAACTAACTGCAGGGTTATCATCACTTCCCAAAAAGGAAGAAGCATTGGCTGTCGGAAAAGCAGGTACAGTATATCTTTGTCATCCATTTCTGGCTCATGCTGCACAGATGCACCGTGGTAGGGAACCTAAATTTATGGCACAGCCACCACTTTTGAATAAAAGTGAATTTAACCTTACAGGTTTATCGCATTATAGTCCGGTTGAAGAAGCTATTAGAATAGCATTGAACTATTAG
- a CDS encoding putative dehydrogenase (product_source=COG0673; cath_funfam=3.40.50.720; cog=COG0673; pfam=PF01408,PF19051; superfamily=51735; transmembrane_helix_parts=Inside_1_20,TMhelix_21_43,Outside_44_484) — translation MIEDKANSKTENSRRNFIKTTALAAAGFMIVPRHVLGGPGFLAPSDRLQLAGIGAGGKGEGDIASIVRGGKTDVAFLCDVDDRRAANSLKNFPKAKYYKDYRELLDKEGKNIDAVTVSTPDHTHAQIAMAAMQLGKHVYVQKPLTHDIYEARMLTEAANRYKVVTQMGNQGASGDGVRRLQEWYDAGRIGKVHTVYCWTNRPVWPQGISWPSGKAEIPKELDWDLWLGSAPYKEYVNKLVPFNWRGWWDYGTGAIGDMGCHLVEPPFRVLGLDTPISVECSVGSVYVDEFKRAYLPESCPPSSHVILTFAKTPKTKHEVQVHWMDGGIKPERPEELGPNESFGDNGVLFIGTKGKMICETYGKNPKLLPLSRNESDRTKITIPRIANQEEGHYTQFAEAAIAGYGKMELSSPFEIAGPLTETLLIANLAIRGTDVQRRDAAGKISYPGRDIKMLWDKVNMKVTNFDEVNQFVKREYRKGWTLGV, via the coding sequence ATGATAGAAGATAAGGCAAATTCGAAAACAGAAAATTCGAGAAGAAACTTTATTAAAACAACAGCACTTGCTGCCGCTGGATTTATGATTGTACCCCGCCATGTGTTGGGTGGACCAGGTTTTCTGGCGCCAAGCGATCGTTTGCAATTGGCTGGAATAGGTGCAGGTGGAAAAGGAGAGGGCGATATCGCCAGTATTGTTAGGGGAGGAAAAACAGATGTTGCTTTTTTATGCGATGTAGATGATAGAAGAGCAGCAAATTCTCTGAAAAACTTCCCAAAGGCAAAATATTATAAAGATTATCGTGAGTTATTGGATAAAGAAGGCAAAAACATTGATGCCGTAACGGTATCTACACCCGATCATACCCACGCGCAAATTGCCATGGCAGCCATGCAATTGGGCAAACACGTGTATGTGCAAAAGCCTTTAACGCACGATATTTACGAAGCCAGGATGTTAACCGAAGCTGCAAACCGCTATAAAGTGGTTACGCAAATGGGTAATCAGGGTGCTTCGGGCGATGGCGTAAGAAGACTTCAGGAATGGTACGATGCAGGCAGGATAGGTAAAGTTCATACGGTTTACTGTTGGACTAACAGACCAGTATGGCCGCAGGGAATTTCGTGGCCAAGTGGAAAAGCCGAAATACCGAAAGAACTCGATTGGGATTTGTGGTTAGGCAGTGCTCCGTATAAAGAATATGTAAATAAACTGGTTCCCTTCAACTGGAGGGGATGGTGGGATTACGGCACCGGTGCCATTGGCGATATGGGCTGTCACTTAGTAGAGCCTCCTTTTAGGGTGTTAGGTCTGGATACTCCAATCAGCGTAGAATGCAGCGTAGGCAGTGTATATGTTGATGAATTTAAACGTGCCTATTTGCCAGAAAGCTGTCCGCCATCTAGCCACGTCATTTTGACTTTCGCTAAAACGCCAAAAACCAAACACGAGGTTCAGGTGCATTGGATGGATGGAGGCATTAAGCCAGAACGTCCGGAAGAATTGGGACCTAATGAAAGTTTCGGCGATAATGGTGTGCTTTTTATTGGCACAAAAGGTAAGATGATCTGTGAAACCTATGGCAAAAATCCAAAATTATTGCCACTCTCGCGCAACGAATCAGATAGAACGAAAATTACTATTCCGCGTATCGCTAATCAGGAAGAAGGCCATTATACTCAATTTGCCGAAGCCGCTATTGCTGGTTATGGAAAGATGGAACTAAGTTCGCCATTCGAAATTGCCGGACCACTTACCGAAACTTTATTAATTGCCAACCTGGCCATTAGGGGAACAGATGTGCAGCGCAGAGATGCAGCAGGTAAAATCAGTTACCCAGGCAGAGATATCAAAATGCTTTGGGATAAAGTAAATATGAAGGTGACTAATTTTGACGAGGTAAACCAATTTGTGAAACGCGAATACCGTAAAGGCTGGACGTTGGGCGTTTAA